TGGGATTGTATTTCTTGTCAAACTCCTGCAAAACAGATTACTACAAATTAAGGACTCATCTAATAGGTATTCACCTTCTGAGCGAGGCAAtcagaggaagaagagatgctCTTTAAGTACTaggattattttatttacatCTTATTGTTTACCTGCTGCTTAGTCAGacacacaaaaaccccacagcactTCCTAACTAAGCAGTAGTAAGTTTAAAACATGATTTCTGCTGAAGGAAACTAATCTTCTCTTCCCCCATAATTTATAACATGATTGAATCCACAATTTTGTACCCACGACACAGCCATAATTTAgatttcattgtttatcagCAGCAAAGTTACTAAACAGAAAGTTCTCTGCCACATGCTCTGTAACAACAGTATGATCAATAAATCTAAGCACTTGTGCTTTACATATTTTCAAACAAATCCTCTATAATTTCCCAGTAGTTGCAACAAATGATATCTGAAAAGTACTAAACCTCTTTTCAACTTTCATAGGTACTTcgctggagaaaaaaaagcctttcagTATTCTGGTCATAGCAAACAAGTATTTATTTAGCAGAAGCAATCGTTCTGCATGGATGAATTACTTCTCATGTTAGAGAAGCTTCTCCACCCCAAGTATCCCAAATGTTAAAGTCACCTCCACCCCAGGtatcctggagcagagccccaggctgtgagtggcacagcagcagaacGGCTCCAGCTGGGTGCCTTCAGGAGGACCTGGACAAAGAAACTGCCAGGCAATTAcaccctcccagccccagttcCCCACCCTTCACAGTTCTGACTAATAACAGCATTAGGGTCTGGGGACTTCTTGTTctttattgggttttttcattttctctggacagtcctttttATCTCATGTTGTGATTTCTGCTGACAGCTATAACTTCCTTATTTTCCAGCCTGAACCAGCTCTTGAGGCCCTTTTTCACAGTGTTAGGAAAAAGTGAACATATCTATGTGAAAATTCACAGCTTGTGGCCTAAACCCTTATCAAACCCAGCCCCTCATGCCAAGCAGTTAACTCCAGACAGTTTCAGTCCAATCGGCCTTAACATTTCGACAGCCCTTCCACTCAGATCGCTGTAACTTCTACTGACGCACTTTGATTTCTCCGTTCTCCTGAGCTGACGAAGCAGGAAATATAATCTGAACTAGATCTTTCTCATGTATTGTTAATCCTGCACAAAGGATGACACAGATATTGCAAACAACAGATAACcgccaggatttttttttcttttttgttatttcacTACGTAATGAGGGGTGTGATTACAGAGAATTGCAGAAAACTACTTTTCCCCTGCTATTTTTGATCCAGCTGGCAAGAATTGTAAAGAGATCCTTAAGATTAAGTTAAATACAAACGAAACCAAGAACAAGCTACCTCTCAGAGGAAAACTACAGGAGAGCTCAATAGAGTCCCTGTGTTTTGTACCAGCTCATCAGTCACAGGGACAGTCAGCTGCCACCCTATCCTCACGTGGGCAACAGACAGTGGCAAAAAAGACCGTGAGCAGAAAGAACTGCAAGAAAAAAGCAGCACCTAGAAAGGGCCCGTAAAGGGTGGGTAAAGGAACACATGGACATCAGCCTAAAGAGAAAGTCCCACTTGATTACCTAGCGTCTCTAGAACTTGTTTTTCTAGCACTACTTGCCTAACAGCATTCTCCCCAATTGATTTTTCATGTGCACAGAGATATCACGAGCACATTACAAGGCAACACTTACCTTCTTTATGTGAGCAGCGATGTCCTTCTCGATGTTGTATTTCTCTAAGGCTTGAGTTGCACATTCCACAGCATCTTGCTGCATCTCCTCTGACATGTCCGCATTTTTGATCACTGCCTTTCGATCACTCATGATTGCCTgcttggaggaaaaaagagaaggaaattcaAAGTTGCAGGAGCACCTGCCAGAGCCACCTGCTGCCAAGCAGCGGCACAGGCACGGCCGGGCGTGCCGGGCACGGCCcgagcggcggcggctccggcggcggctcccgctcagccgccgctccccgcccggAGCCgcagcggccccgccgccctcccggcgctgcccggcccggcagctcCGCCAGAGAGCGCGGCCGCTTCACCGCCGGCCCGGCGGCCCTTCCTGCCCCGAGCGAGGCGGGGAAAGCCCCGCACGAGCGGCCCAGGGCTCGGAGCCCCGCGCGGCTGCAGGGTGCCGCCGGCAGCTGCCGGGGATGCGGGAAAACCGGAGCCGGCGGCCGGGAAGAGCCCCGGCACGGGCGCTGCCCACTCCCAGAACTCCCGAGCCAGACCGgacccagcccctctgggcagctgcccctgcccagtgcTCAAGGCCGGCAAGGCCTTGCCCTCACCGTCGAGCGGGGCCGCGGTGCCGGCGCGGTGCGGAGGCAGAGCCGGTGGCGGTGCGGGACGCGCAGAGCGAGGCACGCACGGGCTGCGCCGCCGCGGCTGTTTAACCGACCCGCGCGCGCCGCCGGCGTCTCCGagcgcccccagccccgcccccTCAGCACCGGCCGTCACCCATTGGTCACCGCTACCATCACCCCGAGATCTTATTGGCCCCGGTCCGGCGCTCTTGCAGGGTTTTGCCGCAGCAATTTCTTTCAGCCCGGCATGCCTTGCGGCCGTTGCCGTGGCGACCGGCGGCCGCGGTGGTGCGCGGCGGGCTCGGGCCCGGGCCCGGGCGGCAGTGCCGCCTTCAgaccctgctgcccttccccgtccctttggcttttttctttaCGGCTGAACGCAGGGAGGAAGAAGGGGAAGGAATAAGCCCGAGCACCGGTACAGGTTGGGCGCTGACCGGCTCTGCGGAGATGGAACTTGGGGTCCTTGTGGACAACAAAGTGTccgtgagccagcagtgtgccttGGGGCCAAGAGAGCCGTGGAGTCCTGGGCAGCCTTGGGAAGAGCACTGCCCGCAGGCCAGGGAGgcgatcctgcccctctgctgagCCCGGTGAGGCACAGCTGGGTGCTGTGTCCggctctgggctcctcaggacggGACACACggagctcctgcagggcagcacggatggctgggggagcagagcaTCCCTCCTGTGAGGGAAGCTGAGGAGGCCAggcctgttcagcctcaagAAAAGAGAGATGACAGGGAACCTCGTTAATGGGTACAAATGTCTAAAGGGTGAGTGTCAGAGGATGGACCAGGGTCTTCTCAGTGGTGCTGAgaataggacaagaggcagacaacaggcagaaactgatgcacagcaAGTTCCACCTGAGCaagaggaaaaatttcttcactgtgcaggtgactgtgcactggaacaggctgcccagagaggttgtggagtctccctcagtGGAGATATTCCAGAACCATTTGGACACAGTCCTgggccatgtgctctgggatgaccccaGAGCAGGAAGGTCGGACCCTGTGACCCACAGtgatcccttccagcctgaccctgctccctccctctgtgAGTGCAGCTGGTCACTGGTGTCCTCAGGCTGAGAAAAATACCCAACAAATCCAAATATGATGCTTTGGAGAGCAAAGAACATAGAGTTTAAAATCCTACAGCAAAGAACATAGAGGTTAAAAAGTATTATATGAGGAAAATAGGAGAAAATGGTGCTGTGGTCTGATGATGGTGCTGAAAGCCCCAATATGGCAGGAAGGTCCTGGGTGAGGGAGCCCAGCTCATGCCCTGGGAATGCAGTCCCTGGGCTGATTTTAATAGCATGATGTCATCTCTCCTGAGAATGGGTTAAGTAACTTCTTTGCATCTACAAAGCTGCCAGAACTCCAGGATGATTCAAGTAAGGTGATAAGCAAGACaggttttggggaaaaaaaaaaaaaaaaaaaaaaaaaagaaaaaaaaaagtttctaagTGTGGAAATGCTCCTAACCGGAATCAACCCATCTTTCACTCCACGAGGCTTCACTTCAAGTGATGGAAATTGCAAAATTAGAAATCTAGAGTAAACTAAATCAAATAAAATCGAAGAAAACTATTTACAAAATTACTCAAGTACACCGTGAGGGTTGTGTtcggtttgggtttttgggtttttttccacgtTTGTCCTCGCAGCACAGGTTCCGGCGGCACCGGGGGCGGGGGGGTTCGGTGACCGCGTCCGCAGAAGCGGCGGCCCTTGGGCTGCGGAGAACGCGCCGCTCCCGGCTCTGTCCC
The Passer domesticus isolate bPasDom1 chromosome 17, bPasDom1.hap1, whole genome shotgun sequence DNA segment above includes these coding regions:
- the LOC135282831 gene encoding dynein light chain 1, cytoplasmic; translated protein: MSDRKAVIKNADMSEEMQQDAVECATQALEKYNIEKDIAAHIKKEFDKKYNPTWHCIVGRNFGSYVTHETKHFIYFYLGQVAILLFKSG